From Rutidosis leptorrhynchoides isolate AG116_Rl617_1_P2 chromosome 3, CSIRO_AGI_Rlap_v1, whole genome shotgun sequence, a single genomic window includes:
- the LOC139899851 gene encoding dolichyl-diphosphooligosaccharide--protein glycosyltransferase subunit 1B-like — MEVYKARSHLTLNFALLASLSLCFLSSSSLAWPELQIVTAERRGCIDLEDINCLFLIIFLIKCWTFQVQNDGASPASDVFLAFPPQQVKHLSLIQAAEVAGKKRKKSVHQLDVKSSDQVNGPNGAKLYSISLRNPLSTGGSVSLEVSYVLTQLLEPFPVEISQSEPQLVLYRDSASILSPYVIKQQTTVIRIPTTKVESFTRVEPSTHMRSELKYGPYEDKPSYSYTPIVVHFQNNNPFAVVEELVREIEISHWGNLQFTEHYTLVHNGAKHKGGFSRVEYQSRPSISGVSSFKHLVAKLPPRVHSVYYRDNIGNISTSHLRTSYSKSELEIEPRYPLLGGWKATFVIGYGLPLQDVLFESSDGKRYLNFSFGCPIAETVVNKITNKVVLPEGSKNPHVVVPFSVERSAETKYTYLDIVGRPVVVLEKENVVPEHNSLFQVYYDFHPMFMLAEPLMLTSVFFFLFVAALAYLHMDISIRK; from the exons ATGGAGGTTTACAAAGCCAGATCTCATTTAACCCTAAATTTTGCACTGCTCGCTTCGTTATCCTTATGTTTCCTATCGTCTTCTTCACTCGCTTGGCCGGAACTTCAGATTGTCACTGCCGAACGCAGA GGTTGTATTGACTTAGAAG ATATCAACTgcttatttttaatcatttttttaattaaatgttGGACTTTTCAGGTACAAAATGATGGTGCATCACCTGCTTCAGATGTTTTTCTTGCCTTTCCGCCGCAACAAGTGAAGCATCTGTCACTAATTCAAGCTGCTGAAGTTGCTGGAAAAAAGAGGAAGAAATCTGTACATCAACTTGATGTGAAGTCAAGCGACCAAGTTAACGGGCCAAATGGAGCCAAACTCTACTCCATTTCGTTGAGGAATCCGTTGAGCACTGGTGGATCTGTCTCACTCGAAGTTTCATATGTATTGACCCAATTACTTGAACCTTTCCCTGTAGAGATAAGTCAATCAGAACCACAATTGGTTTTATACCGTGACAGTGCCTCAATATTATCACCGTATGTAATCAAACAACAGACAACGGTTATTAGGATTCCAACTACAAAAGTGGAATCATTTACAAGAGTCGAACCGTCTACCCATATGCGTTCTGAGCTGAAATATGGCCCTTATGAGGACAAGCCTTCGTATTCGTATACTCCTATAGTTGTTCATTTTCAGAATAACAATCCATTTGCTGTGGTTGAGGAACTTGTGCGAGAAATTGAAATTTCTCACTGGGGCAACCTCCAATTTACAGAGCATTACACGTTGGTGCATAACGGTGCTAAACATAAAGGCGGGTTCTCAAG GGTTGAATATCAATCTAGGCCATCTATTAGTGGTGTCTCTTCATTCAAGCATCTTGTGGCAAAATTACCCCCAAGGGTTCACTCTGTTTACTACCGTGATAACATAGGCAATATTTCGACATCACATTTACGTACAAGTTACAGTAAG TCTGAACTGGAAATTGAGCCACGTTACCCTTTGTTGGGAGGTTGGAAAGCTACTTTTGTCATCGGATATGGGCTTCCGCTGCAAGACGTCCTTTTTGAGTCAAGTGATGGTAAGCGATACCTGAACTTCAGTTTTGGATGTCCTATTGCTGAAACGGTGGTAAACAAGATAACAAATAAG GTTGTGTTGCCTGAGGGATCAAAGAACCCTCATGTCGTTGTTCCTTTCTCAGTGGAACGCAGCGCAGAG ACCAAGTATACGTACCTTGATATAGTTGGAAGACCGGTGGTAGTGTTGGAAAAGGAAAATGTAGTTCCCGAACACAACTCTCTTTTCCAG GTTTACTACGATTTCCACCCAATGTTCATGCTTGCAGAGCCGTTGATGTTGACATCTGTATTCTTCTTTTTGTTCGTTGCTGCATTGGCTTACCTTCACATGGATATCTCCATAAGAAAGTGA
- the LOC139899852 gene encoding putative BTB/POZ domain-containing protein At5g13600, translating to MSCIKLGSKSEIFHFDRDSNTWICSSGLPSDVTIEVGDVSFLLHKFPLLSRSKTLENLIEESSDDEKKTKVDNEKRSCVLKLHDLPGGPKIFLLIAKFCYGVKLEVNSSNIVSLRCASEYLQMTEEYGEGNLINHMESFLGEVFDSWSDTLKALESCEQVIEFAEKLHIVSRCIKSLASKACAFDKDLFGWPVSTTKDNHFATVIWNGIQTTSTSQDWWYEDVSKLKLPLYRRFILAIKSINLDQERIAGSLMFYAKMHLPLLGRESTFSNGNLYSSSFDSNLDQKNLLEEIVSLLPSQKQVIPTKLLLRMLRTSMILQCSPLCRENLERRIGMQLDQASIEDILIPNIGYTSETLYEIDCVQRILDHFMVMVRDQDHAGSEITESGFNEDNDDDELIGNSRSLTPMTMVANLVDNYLAEVASDVNLKLEKFQSLAATIPEYARPMDDGIYRSIDIYLKAHEWLTDSDRELLCRLMDCQKLTLEASTHAAQNERLPLRFIIQVLFFEQLRLRTSVAGCLYVSENSHTHLSSSMVGPQSGNVQILTNGESDRQVVAVDDMRGRVSELEKECLAMKKDIDKLVKTKGVNWNNMCKMFGVGLRLKSKSRDGFVSSNDHGSKRHSQSSRIKDVQKGKYQCQEIVQLGN from the exons ATGTCATGTATCAAGTTAGGGTCGAAATCAGAAATTTTTCATTTCGATCGAGATTCCAATACCTG GATCTGCTCATCTGGCCTTCCAAGTGATGTTACCATTGAAGTTGGAGATGTTTCATTCCTTCTTCACAAG TTCCCGTTATTATCCAGGAGCAAAACATTGGAAAATCTCATCGAGGAATCTTCTGATGATGAGAAAAAGACGAAAGTTGATAATGAAAAACGATCTTGTGTTCTTAAACTTCATGATCTACCAGGAGGGCCAAAAATCTTTTTGCTCATTGCTAAATTCTGCTATGGAGTCAAACTAGAAGTCAACTCAAGTAATATAGTTTCTCTTCGATGTGCATCCGAGTATCTTCAAATGACCGAAGAATATGGAGAAGGAAATCTGATTAATCATATGGAATCTTTCCTCGGTGAAGTGTTCGACAGCTGGAGTGATACCTTAAAAGCGCTTGAATCGTGCGAACAGGTTATAGAGTTTGCGGAAAAGCTTCATATAGTTTCGAGATGCATTAAGTCTCTTGCATCAAAAGCTTGTGCATTTGACAAAGATTTGTTCGGTTGGCCCGTTTCAACTACAAAAGATAACCATTTTGCTACTGTCATTTGGAACGGGATCCAAACCACTTCCACAAGTCAAGATTGGTGGTACGAGGACGTTTCAAAACTTAAGTTACCTCTTTACAGACGATTCATCTTAGCGATTAAGTCAATTAATCTTGATCAAGAACGGATAGCCGGGTCCCTCATGTTCTATGCTAAAATGCATCTTCCTTTACTTGGTAGAGAATCAACATTTTCAAATGGGAATCTTTATTCTTCTTCGTTTGATTCAAATTTAGATCAAAAGAATCTTCTtgaagagatagttagcttgcttcCGAGCCAAAAACAAGTTATACCAACAAAACTCCTCCTTAGGATGCTAAGGACATCCATGATTCTACAATGTAGCCCGTTGTGTCGTGAGAATTTGGAAAGACGAATTGGGATGCAGTTGGATCAAGCTTCAATTGAAGATATACTTATTCCTAATATCGGTTATACAAGTGAGACACTTTATGAAATCGACTGTGTCCAAAGGATTCTTGATCACTTCATGGTCATGGTTCGGGATCAGGATCACGCTGGAAGTGAAATTACGGAATCGGGCTTCAATGAAGACAACGATGATGATGAGTTGATAGGGAATTCTCGCTCACTCACACCAATGACCATGGTGGCTAATCTTGTTGACAACTACCTTGCTGAGGTGGCTTCTGATGTTAACTTAAAGCTTGAAAAGTTTCAGTCTTTGGCTGCTACCATTCCTGAATATGCACGGCCAATGGACGATGGAATATACCGCTCCATCGATATATATCTCAAG GCACATGAATGGCTAACAGATTCAGACCGGGAGCTACTCTGTAGGCTGATGGACTGCCAGAAACTGACACTAGAAGCCAGCACACATGCTGCCCAGAATGAGAGACTACCGCTACGTTTCATAATCCAAGTTCTCTTTTTCGAACAGCTTCGGCTACGCACCTCTGTAGCCGGATGCTTATACGTCTCTGAAAACTCACATACTCACCTAAGCAGCAGCATGGTGGGCCCACAAAGTGGAAATGTGCAGATTCTAACCAATGGAGAAAGCGATCGGCAGGTCGTGGCAGTGGATGATATGCGGGGTCGGGTTTCTGAGCTCGAGAAAGAGTGTTTGGCTATGAAGAAAGATATCGATAAGCTGGTGAAGACTAAAGGGGTCAATTGGAACAATATGTGTAAGATGTTTGGGGTTGGGCTAAGGTTGAAATCCAAGTCTCGAGATGGTTTTGTATCGAGCAATGATCATGGCAGCAAGAGGCACTCGCAATCATCAAGAATAAAGGATGTTCAAAAAGGAAAGTATCAATGTCAAGAAATTGTTCAGTTGGGTAATTGA